The Thermoanaerobaculia bacterium DNA window CCCCGCCCGCGTGGAGCGGCGGGGGCTTTCTTCTGCGGCGCGGGTCTATGATCGGAACGGGAGGAAACCGGACCATGGAATCCCGAATCGATTACGCCAACGCCGCGCCCGGCGCGTACCGCGCGATGCTCGGCCTCGAGCAGTACCTTCACGCCTGCAGCCTCGAGACGCCGCTCATCCACCTGATCAAGCTCCGCGCCTCGCAGCTCAACGGATGCGCCTACTGCATCGACATGCACTGGAAGGACCTGCGCGCGATCGGCGAAGGAGAGCAGCGCCTCTATTCTCTGGACGCCTGGCGCGAAACTCCGTTCTACTCCGACCGCGAGCGCGCGGCGCTCGCCTGGACGGAGACCGTCACGCGCGTCGCCGACGCGCACGTTCCCGACGAGGTCTTCGAAGAGGCGCGCCGGCATTTCTCCGAGACCGAGCTCGTCGACCTGACGCTCGCGATCGCGACGATCAACGCCTGGAACCGCCTCGCGATCGCGTTCCGAGCCCCGGCAGGCACGTACGAGCCGCAGGCCGCCGCGGTTCGATGATGCCGATCTCCTGGGCCGACTTCGAGGCCGTCGAGATTCGCGCCGGGACGATCGTCGAAGTCGAGGATTTCCCCGAGGCGAAGAAGCCCGCCTGGAAGCTCACCGTCGACTTCGGGCCGGAGATCGGGACGCGGCGCTCGAGCGCGAG harbors:
- a CDS encoding carboxymuconolactone decarboxylase family protein is translated as MESRIDYANAAPGAYRAMLGLEQYLHACSLETPLIHLIKLRASQLNGCAYCIDMHWKDLRAIGEGEQRLYSLDAWRETPFYSDRERAALAWTETVTRVADAHVPDEVFEEARRHFSETELVDLTLAIATINAWNRLAIAFRAPAGTYEPQAAAVR